The Devosia sp. A16 genome includes a window with the following:
- a CDS encoding FAD-binding and (Fe-S)-binding domain-containing protein, producing the protein MAPIGVDRAAATQGVVARLKDLIRKDRIMTDPVMTYAYSGDASSYRLIPAVVVIVNSEAEVRAVIDAARAERLPLTFRAAGTSLSGQAITDGVLAVLGDGWKKLEIHEAGQRVTLGPAVIVANANKALKPFGAKLGPDPASQATCKIGGVVNNNSSGMCCGVAYNTYHTMHRLRVMLVDGTVLDSGDPESVAAFRVSHAHLLAELVALHKKVSADPELVELIRKKYRIKNTVGYSINALVDFHDPIDILIHLIVGSEGTLGFVSEVTYNTIPEHPYKVTGLIPFPDPYSCARAISKLANGGVQVTTGVTAAEYIERRALQTVEHLPAIQPYVKFFTETSPVILIDVTAPDQATLEAETAKASAILASEGATDITFSADEAISHGLWDVRKGFFATGGAARPKGTSMLTEDVAAPIDRLADFVIDMRKLLDDCGYEDAIIFGHALAGNLHFQMSDNFMDPQAAAKFDHFSKELSELVSVRYGGSLKAEHGTGRAIAPFVEAEWGSKAYLIMHEIKRLFDPEGLLNPGVLLNPDPDIHIKNLKLMPLADEIVDLCIECGFCEPACPSHHMTLSPRQRIAVTRERARLRQTGEDPERLKAMDEGFQYVGLDTCAACNLCSLRCPVGIETGTMVIGERGRRRSDGDRNLAHWVGGHTAALETGMKLGVGAQALGRRIVGNGVVDAVAGAMHALAPKAVPRVSPALRPGPGAPKPVAPSNAPNGQVVYFPSCATRMFGAPTRENGLLPTTEAMIELMRRAGFDPVVPERLEGQCCGQPFLSKGFPEEAERVGGATRRELDGLSRAGTLPVVTDASTCAKHMREHPGEAAVMDSAEFLLKEILPRLTITRPLPAVAVHHNCSAQRLKEQDAIEALAAVIAQKVVVLDAITCCGYAGDKGLYVPELNAHATRFAKAQIPEGCEIGLSTVSTCATGLSERMGIPFVSIASLLEMVSQPAG; encoded by the coding sequence ATGGCCCCGATCGGGGTGGACCGGGCTGCGGCGACGCAAGGGGTGGTGGCGCGGCTCAAGGATCTGATCCGCAAGGACCGGATCATGACCGACCCGGTGATGACCTATGCCTATTCGGGCGATGCCAGTTCCTACCGGCTGATCCCGGCGGTGGTGGTGATCGTCAACAGCGAAGCCGAAGTGCGCGCGGTGATCGACGCGGCGCGCGCCGAAAGGCTGCCGCTGACCTTCCGGGCGGCCGGCACTTCGCTCTCGGGCCAGGCGATCACCGATGGGGTGCTTGCGGTGCTCGGCGATGGCTGGAAGAAGCTCGAGATCCACGAGGCCGGCCAGCGGGTGACGCTGGGGCCGGCAGTGATCGTCGCCAATGCCAACAAGGCGCTGAAGCCGTTCGGCGCCAAACTCGGTCCGGATCCGGCGAGCCAGGCCACCTGCAAGATCGGCGGGGTGGTGAACAACAACTCGTCGGGCATGTGCTGCGGCGTCGCCTACAACACCTACCACACGATGCACCGGTTGCGGGTGATGCTGGTGGACGGCACGGTGCTCGATTCGGGCGATCCCGAGTCGGTGGCGGCGTTCCGGGTGTCGCATGCGCACCTCCTCGCCGAGCTGGTGGCGCTGCACAAGAAGGTGTCGGCCGACCCCGAGCTGGTCGAACTGATCCGCAAGAAGTACCGGATCAAGAACACCGTCGGCTATTCGATCAATGCGCTGGTCGATTTCCACGATCCGATCGACATCCTGATCCACCTGATCGTCGGCTCGGAAGGCACGCTCGGCTTCGTGTCCGAGGTGACGTACAACACCATTCCCGAGCACCCCTACAAGGTGACCGGGCTGATCCCGTTCCCCGACCCCTATTCTTGCGCAAGGGCAATCTCGAAGCTCGCCAATGGCGGCGTGCAGGTGACGACCGGCGTCACGGCGGCCGAGTATATCGAGCGGCGGGCGCTGCAGACGGTCGAGCACCTGCCGGCGATCCAGCCCTATGTGAAGTTCTTCACCGAGACCTCGCCGGTGATCCTGATCGACGTGACGGCGCCAGACCAGGCGACGCTCGAGGCGGAGACGGCCAAGGCCTCGGCGATCCTCGCTTCGGAAGGGGCGACGGACATCACCTTCTCGGCCGATGAGGCGATTTCGCACGGGCTGTGGGACGTACGGAAAGGCTTTTTCGCCACCGGCGGCGCGGCGCGCCCCAAAGGCACCTCGATGCTGACCGAGGACGTGGCGGCGCCCATCGACCGGTTGGCCGATTTCGTCATCGACATGCGCAAGCTCCTCGACGATTGCGGCTACGAGGACGCCATCATTTTCGGCCACGCGCTGGCCGGAAACCTGCACTTCCAGATGAGCGACAACTTCATGGACCCGCAGGCCGCGGCGAAGTTCGATCATTTTTCCAAGGAGCTGTCGGAGCTGGTGTCGGTCCGCTATGGCGGCTCGCTCAAGGCCGAGCATGGCACCGGACGCGCCATCGCGCCGTTCGTCGAGGCGGAGTGGGGCAGCAAGGCCTATCTCATCATGCATGAGATCAAGCGCCTGTTCGATCCGGAAGGGTTGCTCAACCCGGGGGTGCTGCTCAACCCCGATCCCGACATCCACATCAAGAACCTCAAGCTGATGCCGCTGGCCGACGAGATCGTCGACCTCTGCATCGAATGCGGCTTCTGCGAGCCGGCCTGCCCCAGCCACCACATGACGCTCAGCCCGCGCCAGCGCATCGCGGTGACGCGCGAGCGGGCGCGGCTGCGCCAGACCGGGGAGGACCCGGAGCGGCTCAAGGCGATGGACGAGGGCTTCCAGTATGTGGGGCTCGATACCTGCGCGGCGTGCAACCTCTGCTCGCTGCGCTGCCCGGTGGGCATCGAAACCGGCACCATGGTGATCGGCGAACGCGGCCGGCGGCGCTCGGATGGCGATCGCAACCTGGCGCACTGGGTCGGCGGCCATACCGCGGCGCTCGAAACCGGCATGAAGCTGGGCGTCGGAGCGCAGGCGCTGGGCCGCCGGATCGTCGGCAATGGAGTGGTCGACGCGGTGGCGGGCGCCATGCACGCGCTGGCGCCGAAAGCCGTGCCGCGGGTATCGCCGGCGCTGCGGCCGGGGCCGGGGGCGCCCAAGCCGGTGGCGCCGAGCAACGCGCCAAATGGGCAGGTGGTGTACTTCCCCTCCTGCGCGACGCGGATGTTCGGGGCCCCGACGCGCGAGAACGGACTGCTGCCGACCACCGAGGCGATGATCGAACTGATGCGGCGGGCCGGGTTCGATCCGGTGGTGCCGGAAAGACTCGAGGGGCAGTGCTGCGGACAGCCGTTCCTCTCCAAGGGATTTCCTGAGGAGGCCGAGCGGGTGGGCGGGGCGACGCGGCGCGAGCTCGACGGTCTGAGTCGGGCCGGAACGCTGCCGGTGGTGACCGATGCCTCGACCTGTGCCAAGCACATGCGTGAGCATCCCGGTGAGGCGGCGGTGATGGATTCGGCGGAGTTCCTGCTCAAGGAAATTCTGCCGCGGCTGACCATCACGCGGCCGCTGCCGGCCGTGGCGGTACATCACAACTGCTCGGCGCAGCGCTTGAAGGAACAGGACGCCATCGAGGCGCTGGCGGCGGTGATCGCTCAGAAGGTGGTGGTGCTCGATGCCATTACCTGCTGCGGCTATGCCGGCGACAAGGGGCTCTACGTGCCCGAACTCAACGCCCATGCGACCCGCTTTGCCAAGGCGCAGATCCCCGAGGGCTGCGAGATCGGGCTGTCGACGGTCTCGACCTGCGCCACGGGGCTGAGCGAGCGGATGGGCATCCCGTTCGTGTCGATCGCAAGCCTCCTGGAGATGGTGAGCCAGCCGGCGGGGTGA